The genomic region AAATTATCGCCAGTTCCTCGGTCCAGGGGAGAGCGTAATTGAATACATAGCGCGATATAACCTGGATGAACATCAGGACAACCAGCAGCACTGTCGTCAAGACGCCGAAAATGACTTCGAGGTTATCAAACACCCACTTGGCTTTTTGCATTTTTCCTATCACCTCTGCCTACAATAAATTGGCTACCCAGGGATAATAGGACACGCCTTGCAGTCATATTACCCCTGGGTAGGCAGCTCCAGATTAAAGCCCTAACTGTTTTTCGATTTTTTCAACTTCGGTGACCGCTTTGTTGAACGTTGCCTCGCCGATGACGCTCTTGGCCTCCGTCCAGGATCCCTTGGCGACATCCCGGAACTTCTTAAGGTCTTCGGTACTCAGCTTCGTAATCTTCATCTTTTCGGCCAGCTTCTTCAGCATCTCGTCCTCTTTGTCGGCCAGGGTTTTCCGCGCCTGCTTGTCGGCGATGGCATTGCTTTCCATGATGGCCTTCTGGACATCCGGAGCGAGCGAATCGAAGAACTTCTTGTTCATGAGCAGCGACGTGAAGGTGTAGTTGTGATTGGTGAACGTCATGAACTTCTGGACTTCGTAGAACTTGGAATCATAGATATTCATGATGGGGTTTTCCTGGCCGTCGATAACGCCCTGCTGGAGCGACGTGAATACTTCGGAATAGGGTATCGGCGTCGGCGCGGCGCCCAGTTGTTTGACGCCGGCCATCTGGAGTTTGCTGGTCATGGTCCGGATCTTCAGACCTTTCAGGTCATCCGGCGCGCTTATCTCTTTCTTGCCGGTGGTGAAATGCCGGAACCCCAGCGGCGTGTAAGCAAGCAGCATGATGTTGGTGTCTTTGAGCAGACGGTCTTTCATTTCCTGGCCCATCGGTCCGTCGACGAACTTGTAGACGACGTCCTGGTTGAGAAACAGATAGGGGACATCCATCAGATCGAACGCTTTCGAGTACTCGCCGAAGTTGCCCAGCGCCCAGGTGGCCATCTCGAAGGAGCCGTGCTGCAGGCCGCCGATTACGTCGTTGGCGCTTTTGCCGAGCTGGCCGCCGTAAAAGATCCTGACCTGAACCTTGTCGCCGAGCCGTTTTTCCATTTCTTCTTTGAACTTCAGCAGATGCGCGATCGAAGGATGGTTCGGATTGTTGGAGTTCGATGTGGCGATCCTGATAGTTAATTTGCCGTCGGCCTTGGGAGCGGTTTCCTTCTTGCCGCCGCAGCCCACGAACAGCGAACTGAGCAGCACCAGGCAAAGAATAATACTGATTGTCTTTTTCATCATTACCCCTCCAAAATATTCATATCACTTTTGTCAATCCGGAACTCGGATCAGTTGCGTTCCTGACAGACAACCCTTCCCCTGACATGTACTCCCCCTTTATGATTCAGTGATAGACCGATTGCTTCCGAAAGAAATCTCTTTATTTGGCCGGAGCTGCCTTGTTCTCGCTCTCGATGATCGACCAGTAATAGTCCGGAAACTTCGGTTCCGCCAGAAGACCGAAGAACGGGGTCGGGTAACGGATCAGCCCCTGTTTGTGAACCGCCTCGATGCCATATGCCACATCTTCGAACTGACTTGCCGGGATGGAGAAGATCAGCTCGTCATCCTGGCAGATGGCAAATATCCTTTCCCCGCCGCTGGGGACGATCATCGAACATTCGCCTTCGAGGTATGTGCGGGCAATGTAAGAACTGCACGCCAACCTGCCGAACGACTTGCTGGAAACGCCTTTGCCGGTTTTGTAGTTGGCCCCCTGAACCATCCTGGCAATCTGGGCGGCATTGCCGTAAACCAATACCACGTCCGGCGAAAACTCGGCCTTATCCAGCGGTGCAAACCACATTTCCTTCGGCCCGTTGGGCAGCTTGACATTAGCCTGCTCCATCACGGCCCCGGCCTCTACCGAGCCGGCGTAGCCGGGACAAGCGATCTTCCCGCTGTCAAGCATCTCCGGCGGCTCATACCCCATCAGCACTATGCTTACCGGACAGGCATGATCCTGTCTGTCAAAGACCACATTCCATCCGTACCGCCGCGCCAAAGCCACGCCCTGGCACAAAGCGAGCGGGTGCCGCAATGTCTCCATCGGTTTTTTGGCCTTCGCCGGTCTTTGCGCTTCCTCGCCATCAAAGACCAATTTCACCGCGACAGGGAAGGTCGTCGGCCTGATATAGGCGGTGATGGCGTTGAGCAATTTCTGAGCATTGTCTGTCATTTGGCACACCCTCTCATTAATGTATAAAGCGATATTCGCCCCGTAACACGGCCAACCTAAATAACCTGGCTGATATGCATCGCCTTGAACTTGCCCCCGCTCGCCTCGGCTGCTTTGGTCATCTGGACAAGACAAACGGGGCAGCTTGCCACAACCACGTCGGCGCCGGTCTTTTCGATGTTTCCCCTTTTTGAGGCCAGGATCTTGGCGGCAATATCCGGATAATCCATATGGAACGAGCCGGCTCCGCCGCAGCAGGTGTCGGCGTCGGTCATCTCGACGAAATTCCCCGCCGCCTTCAGCAGCTCGCGGGGCTGCGTCTTAACGCCCTGTCCCCGCCCGAGATGGCAGGAATCGTGATATGTAAGCCTGGCTTCCACCCTCTGCCGCGGCCTGTACCCGGCCTTCACCAAATACTCGGAAAGGTCCATGACTTTGCGGCTAAAAGCGGCCGCCCTATCTTTCCACTCCGCATCGTCGGCGAAATATTCGGCGATGTGCTTGAGCGTCCCGCTGCAACTGGCGCAGTCGCTGACCACAACGTCGGCATCCTCGAAAAGCGCGATGTTCTTCTTCGCCAGTTCCAGGAAATCGCCGCGCAAACCGTGGCCCAGATGGGGCAGGCCGCAGCAGTGATTGTCCTTCAGCATCGGTCGGGTTACGCTTTTGAGTATCTCTACCGTCTGAGCGGCGGCTTCGGGAAACATCATCCTCATCCCGCACCCGTAGAAATAGGCTACTTTCGACGCAGCCGTAAGCTCGATTTCCGCAGGCGCCGCCTGCTTGCCGAAGGCAGCCGGCCCTGAAGACGCACCAGGAAGTTGCTCCCTGGTGTATT from Sporomusaceae bacterium harbors:
- a CDS encoding (Fe-S)-binding protein; this translates as MLTNKSEELLREAEQIVAQCERCGNCLTACPLFKVVNIERVGPRGKNILTRALAQGGVEPDSKALDVVNFCLLCRSCVEACPSKLKTDAAMVNVRQYLMDKAGGPGIKYKTLGSVMKSRNVVKMAAGMLAVLRKTGLNCLVPYGMAPEEYTREQLPGASSGPAAFGKQAAPAEIELTAASKVAYFYGCGMRMMFPEAAAQTVEILKSVTRPMLKDNHCCGLPHLGHGLRGDFLELAKKNIALFEDADVVVSDCASCSGTLKHIAEYFADDAEWKDRAAAFSRKVMDLSEYLVKAGYRPRQRVEARLTYHDSCHLGRGQGVKTQPRELLKAAGNFVEMTDADTCCGGAGSFHMDYPDIAAKILASKRGNIEKTGADVVVASCPVCLVQMTKAAEASGGKFKAMHISQVI
- a CDS encoding DUF169 domain-containing protein — its product is MTDNAQKLLNAITAYIRPTTFPVAVKLVFDGEEAQRPAKAKKPMETLRHPLALCQGVALARRYGWNVVFDRQDHACPVSIVLMGYEPPEMLDSGKIACPGYAGSVEAGAVMEQANVKLPNGPKEMWFAPLDKAEFSPDVVLVYGNAAQIARMVQGANYKTGKGVSSKSFGRLACSSYIARTYLEGECSMIVPSGGERIFAICQDDELIFSIPASQFEDVAYGIEAVHKQGLIRYPTPFFGLLAEPKFPDYYWSIIESENKAAPAK
- a CDS encoding TRAP transporter substrate-binding protein, which codes for MKKTISIILCLVLLSSLFVGCGGKKETAPKADGKLTIRIATSNSNNPNHPSIAHLLKFKEEMEKRLGDKVQVRIFYGGQLGKSANDVIGGLQHGSFEMATWALGNFGEYSKAFDLMDVPYLFLNQDVVYKFVDGPMGQEMKDRLLKDTNIMLLAYTPLGFRHFTTGKKEISAPDDLKGLKIRTMTSKLQMAGVKQLGAAPTPIPYSEVFTSLQQGVIDGQENPIMNIYDSKFYEVQKFMTFTNHNYTFTSLLMNKKFFDSLAPDVQKAIMESNAIADKQARKTLADKEDEMLKKLAEKMKITKLSTEDLKKFRDVAKGSWTEAKSVIGEATFNKAVTEVEKIEKQLGL